The genomic window CATAACAGGGGTACTTCCTTTTATAATTTTAATCATCTGATTAATCAGAAGCTGGTTGCAGCCTTTGATAAGGCCAGCAAGACCTTGCATGAGTTTTACTTTGGGAGATTCGATGTACGATGCAGCTCATTTGAAGAAATGGAGAAAGGAAATTTTAAAATAATTGAAGTGAATGGTGTGAATTCAGAACCCGCTCACATATACGATCCAACCATGTCTTTAGTCAAAGCTTACCGTGATCTGTTTCGCCATTGGAATACCATATATAAAATCAGCATGGAAAATAAAAAAAGAGGTAACAAGCCTATGAAAATTTCTAAAATGTATACAGCGATTGTTCAGCATTTACAGGAAAAAAAACTTCATCCGAACAAAATATACGAAGGATAGCGGTCACGTTCCTTTGTAGTGGCCCTCTGTTTCTCATTCATTTTTTAACCTTTAATTTTGATACATGATACCTCGAATGAAACATCAACGGATATTTATTTTGATGCTGGTGCCTGCAATAATCACACTTCTTTATAGCTGTATCAGCAGGTCAAACGGAGGTGAAACGCTTGCTTATATTTCACACTCAGCATCTTCTGAAATCGTAACTAATCCACCCGGCGGCATGGTATGGATTCCCGGCGGAGATTTTACAATGGGGACGAATGATGATCCTCAGGCACGTGACGATGAGAAACCCGCTCATAAAGTTCGTGTCGATGGGTTCTGGATGGATGCTACTGAAGTTACTAACGCACAGTTTTCAGCATTTGTAAAAGCAACAGGATATGTGACCACAGCAGAGAAAGCACCTGACTGGGAGGAGTTAAAAAAACAAGTTCCACCGGGAACAGCAAAGCCTCCGGATTCAGTGCTTGTGGCATCATCATTGGTATTTTCTCCGCCTGACCATAAAGTATCTTTGAATGATCCGGGTCAGTGGTGGGCGTGGACTAAAGGCGCGGACTGGCACCATCCCCAGGGGGAAAACAGCAGTATTAAAGGAAAGGATAATTTTCCTGTTTCACAGGTTTCCTGGGATGACGCCATGGCCTACTGCAACTGGGCACATAAACGCCTGCCCACGGAAGCGGAATGGGAATTCGCGGCACGCGGAGGTTACGGAGATAAAAAATATCCCTGGGGTGACGATAAAGATTATGCAAAACACGCAAATACCTGGGATGGACATTTCCCGGATGTAAATACAAAAACAGATGGCTTTGTGCTGGCTGCACCGGTAAAATCCTATGATCCCAATGGTTACGGACTATACGATATGGCAGGCAATGTATGGGAGTGGTGCAGCGATTGGTACCGGGCGGATTATTATGCACAATGCGTAAAACAAAACATCGTTTACAACCCGCAGGGGCCAAATAACAGTTTAGATCCCGAAGAACCCCTGGTGCAAAAACGTGTTAACCGGGGTGGATCATTTTTATGTAACGATAGCTATTGTTCAAGCTACCGGGTTACAGCACGTATGAAAACCAGTCCGGATACAGGATTAGAGCATTGCGGTTTTCGATGTGTAACCACTCAGCAACTGTGGAAGAATTAATATCACATAAATAATAGAGTTCTTCGTCAGTTTCTGAATTACTATAATAAAGGTCTTTAATTATCCCGAACGACTGGCACGATTTTTACAAATCCTGTGAACCAAAAACTCATCAGTCAAACATTCCAAATAACTTTCAATTATGAAAAACCTGAAATCAATTTTGGTAGTCGCCTGTCTTTTTATTGTTTCTCACGGTTTTAGTCAGGTGGTGGAGCATAAAAGGTCAGAATTTGGTATAAATGCCGGATTGAATTTTACAAACGTAAATATTACCACTCCGTCCCTAACTGCCGACTCCAGGACTGGATACCAGGCTGGTATTTTTTACCGCAGCGGAAAGTTCCTGTACGGTCAGGCAGGTCTTAATTACCAGTTGCTGCGAAATTATTACGCCCAAACAGATACTACTGAGGGTGCTAAGGACAATTTTTCGCAACACAATCTTCAGTTACCATTATATGTAGGTATCAACCTCGCACCAATATTAAGAAGCGTAATAAATGTACGGGCTTATGCTGGGCCGGTGTTTAAGTATACAGTATCCGTTCCTGTAAATGGCCTGCAGTTTACATTAAATGATTTAAACAAGTTTGGAGCGGATGTAACTTTCGGAGCAGGTTTAGATGTACTCATGTTTTCAGTTGATGCCGGATATTCAATTGGCTTAAATGAAGTATTTGATAAGATAAGTGATGCAAAAAATAATTATGGATTTATAACCGTTGGTTTGCGTTTCTAAGATTAAAAAATAGAGTTTAAACAGGGTTGGCGAAAGTTGACCCTTTTTTATTTATAATTATCCTGCTGATTTTTATAGTTTCCCGTTAGCAATAAGGAACATATCTTTAAGGAATCAAAATGAAGAGTAACAGCTTTCTGAATCAGGCTATAAATAACTTATAAACCATGATCTTTTTTTCCTCAAAAAAAATCTACCCTCTCTTATTTTCTTTATTCTTCAGCGCTATACAATCGTATTCCCAATCCAGCTTATTTTGGAAAAATATATCCATTAATACGCTTGATAATTCTGCCCAAGATATTTCTCTGCCACAATTCTGCCGA from Chitinophagales bacterium includes these protein-coding regions:
- a CDS encoding PorT family protein, with amino-acid sequence MKNLKSILVVACLFIVSHGFSQVVEHKRSEFGINAGLNFTNVNITTPSLTADSRTGYQAGIFYRSGKFLYGQAGLNYQLLRNYYAQTDTTEGAKDNFSQHNLQLPLYVGINLAPILRSVINVRAYAGPVFKYTVSVPVNGLQFTLNDLNKFGADVTFGAGLDVLMFSVDAGYSIGLNEVFDKISDAKNNYGFITVGLRF
- a CDS encoding formylglycine-generating enzyme family protein, whose amino-acid sequence is MKHQRIFILMLVPAIITLLYSCISRSNGGETLAYISHSASSEIVTNPPGGMVWIPGGDFTMGTNDDPQARDDEKPAHKVRVDGFWMDATEVTNAQFSAFVKATGYVTTAEKAPDWEELKKQVPPGTAKPPDSVLVASSLVFSPPDHKVSLNDPGQWWAWTKGADWHHPQGENSSIKGKDNFPVSQVSWDDAMAYCNWAHKRLPTEAEWEFAARGGYGDKKYPWGDDKDYAKHANTWDGHFPDVNTKTDGFVLAAPVKSYDPNGYGLYDMAGNVWEWCSDWYRADYYAQCVKQNIVYNPQGPNNSLDPEEPLVQKRVNRGGSFLCNDSYCSSYRVTARMKTSPDTGLEHCGFRCVTTQQLWKN